One stretch of Kogia breviceps isolate mKogBre1 chromosome 18, mKogBre1 haplotype 1, whole genome shotgun sequence DNA includes these proteins:
- the C18H16orf74 gene encoding uncharacterized protein C16orf74 homolog isoform X3, with protein MCVSGSHDEAPVLSDRRLDVPYIIVTPPTPTGAILPRDSRRAVWLEETGSCPEDGETEPEA; from the exons ATGTGTGTCAGCGGCAGCCATGATGAGGCCCCCGTCCTGAGCGACAGGCGCCTGGATGTGCCCTACATCATCGTCACCCCGCCGACCCCCACGGGCGCGATCCTGCCGAGGGACTCTCGGAGGGCAG TCTGGCTGGAGGAGACGGGGTCGTGCCCGGAGGATGGAGAAAcagagcctgaggcctga